A single genomic interval of Trichosurus vulpecula isolate mTriVul1 chromosome 6, mTriVul1.pri, whole genome shotgun sequence harbors:
- the LOC118855157 gene encoding olfactory receptor 10Q1-like, whose protein sequence is METEALECGDMSSPNILLLNQSGPTEFVFRVFTTSPRIQALLFCLFLLLYVMILCGNTIIIYIVWTHSSLRTPMYFFLSNLSFLEICYTTTVVPLMLSNIFGAQKPIPLAGCSAQMFIFLTLGGADCFLLAIMAYDRYVAICHPLHYTLIMTQKRCTQLVVGSMCLALLLDLQLTVLICTLPFCGHILEINHFMCDAPPVLRLACGDTKIHQAILFMVGTLVLTVPFLLISISYIFIANSILRIRSAEGRRRAFSTCSSHLSVVVLQYGCSSLVYMRPRSNTSEDEDRQLALVYTFVIPLLNPLIYTLRNKDVKDALKKSMSYRRTSEIQ, encoded by the coding sequence GTGACATGTCTTCTCCCAACATTCTCCTTCTCAACCAGTCTGGCCCCACTGAGTTTGTGTTCCGGGTGTTCACCACTTCCCCCAGGATTCAGGCcctcctcttctgtctcttccttctcctctatgTGATGATCTTGTGTGGCAACACTATCATCATCTACATTGTGTGGACCCACAGCTCCTTGCGCacccccatgtacttcttcctgtCTAACCTATCCTTCCTGGAGATCTGTTACACCACTACTGTGGTACCATTGATGCTTTCCAACATCTTTGGGGCCCAGAAGCCTATTCCATTGGCTGGCTGTTCAGCTCAGATGTTCATTTTTCTTACTCTTGGTGGTGCTGATTGTTTTCTATTGGCTATCATGGCCTATGACCGCTATGTGGCCATCTGCCATCCCTTACACTACACCCTCATCATGACACAGAAGCGATGTACCCAGCTGGTGGTTGGTTCCATGTGCTTAGCTCTTCTCCTTGACCTTCAGCTCACAGTACTTATCTGTACTCTGCCATTCTGTGGACATATCCTGGAAATCAACCACTTCATGTGTGATGCCCCACCTGTCCTACGCCTGGCCTGTGGGGATACCAAAATCCACCAAGCCATTCTATTTATGGTAGGTACCCTTGTGCTCACTGTCCCCTTCCtgctcatctccatctcctacaTCTTCATCGCCAATAGCATTCTACGTATCCGGTCTGCTGAGGGACGTCGGCGTGCTTTTTCAACCTGCTCTTCACATCTCTCTGTGGTGGTACTGCAATATGGTTGTTCCAGTCTGGTCTATATGCGTCCAAGGTCCAATACGTCTGAGGATGAGGATCGGCAGCTTGCTCTGGTTTATACCtttgtcattcctctgctcaaccCCCTGATTTATACTCTACGGAACAAGGATGTCAAAGATGCACTCAAAAAATCCATGAGCTACAGAAGAACTTCTGAAATCCAATAA